The Corvus moneduloides isolate bCorMon1 chromosome 5, bCorMon1.pri, whole genome shotgun sequence genome includes a region encoding these proteins:
- the LOC116444476 gene encoding low-density lipoprotein receptor-related protein 2-like, whose protein sequence is MGRPPPPLRRVLVFLSILLPPLLPLAGSAAGAGTRRAPAASPTCAASRQAACAAGCIPVPWLCDGEQQCPDGTDEQCDVACGGDPHVWQCDDGRCVSSSWRCDGAADCLDGSDEQDCVCGTKKVQCPGTHHCIPHWELCDRHQDCEDGWDEEGCPQQPCLPGQWQCRNRVCIMAEWKCNGIDDCGDSSDEDVCAPCTPGMVRCDEGKCILESLMCDDKDDCLDGTDEPSTCGRSCFVRNGGCAETCADTHWGVQCSCGAGWVLQADGQSCADVDECSLEYSPCSQLCSNTPGAFSCGCLQGYTLRHGTACEVADNATQILVAVGQDLALLDVRTQAYRPLLSTETEPRALVYDLLRETYYWLTEDGELRVHHPGKGTKPLYADAREVNSISVDWFTGQLYWASSHPPAICAGLGDGRGYVTVLGKDIAPEQLTVHPAARSLYWVNRGQRGRAVIAAAGMDGSNRWELTVVSMEEPVGLSLDHVAGRLYWISEYKESIETLQVDGSGRHSFHAVLRSHTEPLGLAVFESRFFWTDGTELVSATWASPQEHAVLLHASISAFTVLHALQQPPRDTAACAPGLCSHLCLLSPVHPRGYKCACPEGLFLLPSGKCAELSIVYASGKAISLVHVGPGAHTKQVQEWQESFHLQDVDWQRSVLYGTDDRGTLLRVVGHPGRREAIVTGLPVCSARVDIRSGDLYWLACNRRDIGVIQTSDMSPRILHRAHSSIQHLFLDWRRGALYWLARGQPLQQLSLAGGAPWDAWNETWPGDLPAAMDSRAFSVLWSSALGLRALSLTKRQAVTLAPSWPHGLMAAFEPYLVSANGTALLLWDRRTLALVLSMPAAGVQGAVAFVGSELQAVPPSKETAVPLPPPVTTTMRTPTSTTATATTSTTPLPSQTTMALTTAPAPTSKATTSQTTRQSTSKKTTPAPTTAQTTPTTAQTTPTTARTTPTKPTTVQAASTSTTATRSFTTKISSPQPTTTTPHSSSSAWVVTPTPSLRSSPAHPLTSVLHLSCSRTHVLCRDGTGCVAQEYLCDGEKDCADGSDEDGCAQLCNTPGAFHCARGAVCVRAGERCDGVPQCPDGSDETGCWTPTQECALRCDAATRCIPKSWLCDGHADCLDHTDEQGCVLKECGLTEFACRSGQCVALALHCDGDHDCQDGSDEEGCAVPRPLLCREGEVTCSHSGECVPEAWRCDGDADCRDGSDEQGCPWEEGLCGDRQWGCSRGLECIPDVWRCDGETDCTDSSDEAGCQPAPCQSHEYPCRLGSCLNASLVCNGRQDCADGSDEGGNCSVPCQRSCAHLCYPSPQGPRCWCGPGYRLAEDGLSCMDIDECTEWGKGACSQTCLNAPGSYSCGCLPGYLLEPDGHVCKLTGPEPKLLVAVQSEVLSYGLRSGHEEVVLATDKDRVVFSLDYDLVERKVFWMDLATESIHWQDLNSGKRGTLVKGVRSDCIAVDWLGRNLYWTDGAAGQVLATRLGAAWRGIPEYTVVMDGDLDQPHSLVLQPLAGLMYWSEVGSHARLMEASMDGSRRHVLLAQGLGWPTALALDLPTQRIFWLDEKLGSVGSAHLDGSSVKVLKLRWVRSPFAAAVCEGQLYWSERKTWSVQQVDKASGKNRTVLLKRQGQPHGLQVMHPALRPTAPNPCETRGCSHLCLLSARHTGQCRCPARLMLAANETTCLPVRDSAFALLVSPAAVAQVYLKDLPATAGSQGLPPHRALPLAKVSRLTAVDYAVKDKSLYFAEVGSNSIGLLRLKDWGRLSWKKAVAVEGTVTSLALDWLSGNLYWIGGQPPSIHVAAPRGRWALALLSEGLQGAAWLALCPRASTMCFVTAAGSHRHGAVVECAAMDGTGRRAVWRRARAPTGLAFGGAGSRLYWADHERGTISSVELDGSRFRVVREGLHGLSLFAIGEGFLLWSTTSTNGSSKIWHSQLEQADNWWFPMEQELVAMRIYSQFSQEGTNGCARSNGGCAQLCLPNPAGRQCRCSAGYHLVHGAACALAPPCPAPLQACPDLQSCISREQVCDGRSDCADGSDESDCASVKVGMQVPAVAPSGMSHIEEQKPVSSIAAPQPQQPSPSLSAAAGPQEHGEPFVVPPSTEEVLGAVPCSSETCNLRGDCAIEAGRVTCHCALGYRGDYCEEAEVQPLAGPIVLGVAVLLLLAAAAVGALAYMRRRDRRRRTSSTASTRVLTLYHRESDPEEEDEEEEEELPPKSDTFVNEAYEGKEELPALLRKGPSHINTVVS, encoded by the exons AtgggccgccccccgccgccgctccgccgggTCCTCGTCTtcctcagcatcctcctgccgccgctgctgccgctggcCGGGAGCGCCGCTGGCGCCGGGACACGCCGCGCCC CGGCCGCCAGTCCCACGTGTGCAGCCTCACGCCAGGCCGCCTGCGCTGCCGGCTGCATCCCCGTTCCCTGGCTCTGCGATGGCGAGCAGCAGTGTCCTGACGGCACGGACGAGCAGTGCG ATGTTGCCTGTGGTGGGGACCCCCATGTCTGGCAGTGTGACGATGGCCGGTGTGTTTCTAGCAGCTGGCGTTGCGATGGTGCCGCTGACTGCCTGGATGGCTCTGATGAGCAGGACTGTG TGTGCGGGACAAAGAAGGTGCAGTGTCCTGGCACCCACCACTGTATCCCGCACTGGGAGCTGTGCGATCGGCACCAAGACTGTGAGGATGGCTGGGACGAGGAGGGgtgtccccagcagccctgtCTGCCTGGGCAGTGGCAGTGCAGGAACAGGGTGTGCATCATGGCTGAGTGGAAGTGCAATGGGATTGATGACTGTGGTGATTCCTCGGATGAAGATGTCTGCG CCCCCTGTACACCTGGCATGGTGCGGTGCGATGAGGGCAAGTGTATCCTGGAGTCCCTGATGTGTGATGACAAGGATGACTGCCTGGATGGCACTGATGAGCCCAGCACATGTG GTCGGAGCTGCTTTGTACGCAACGGGGGCTGTGCAGAGACGTGTGCCGACACACACTGGGGAGTGCAGTGCTCCTGCGGGGctggctgggtgctgcaggcagaTGGGCAAAGCTGTGCTG ATGTGGACGAGTGCTCCCTGGAGTACAGCCCCTGCAGCCAGCTGTGCAGCAACACCCCGGGCGCTTTCAGCTGCGGCTGTCTCCAGGGCTACACCCTGCGGCATGGCACTGCCTGCGAAGTGGCAG ACAATGCAACACAGATCCTGGTGGCCGTGGGGCAGGACCTGGCCCTTCTGGATGTACGGACCCAAGCCTACCGGCCCCTGCTCTCCACTGAGACCGAACCCCGTGCCCTGGTGTATGACCTGCTCCGAGAAACCTACTACTGGCTGACAGAGGATGGAGAGCTCCGTGTTCACCACCCAGGGAAAGGCACAAAGCCTCTCTATGCAG ATGCCAGAGAGGTGAACAGCATTTCCGTGGACTGGTTCACAGGGCAGCTGTACTGGGCAAGCAGCCATCCTCCAGCcatctgtgctgggctgggcgATGGCCGGGGTTATGtgacagtgctggggaaggacaTTGCACCAGAGCAGCTGACAGTACATCCAGCTGCAAG GTCCCTGTACTGGGTCAACCGTGGACAGAGGGGCCGGGCAGTCATTGCTGCAGCCGGCATGGATGGCTCAAACCGGTGGGAGCTCACAGTTGTGTCCATGGAGGAGCctgtggggctgagcctggaCCATGTGGCTGGCAGGCTGTACTGGATCAGCGAGTACAAGGAG tccaTCGAGACACTGCAGGTGGATGGCAGCGGGCGCCACTCCTTCCACGCTGTTTTGCGGAGCCATACGGAGCCTCTGGGCCTGGCCGTGTTTGAGAGCCGGTTCTTCTGGACCGATGGCACAGAACTGGTGTCAGCAACCTGGGCCTCTCCCCAGGAGCACGCAGTGCTGCTCCATGCCTCTATCTCAGCTTTCACTGTGCTGCAtgcactgcagcagcctccCC GGGACACTGCTGCATGTGCTCCGGGCCTGTGCAGTCACCTTTGCCTTCTGTCCCCTGTGCACCCTCGGGGCTACAAATGTGCGTGTCCAGAgggcctcttcctcctgccctcGGGGAAGTGTGCAG agctgtccATTGTGTATGCATCAGGAAAGGCCATCTCCCTGGTGCATGTAGGCCCTGGAGCACACACCAAGCAGGTGCAGGAGTGGCAGGAGTCCTTCCATCTGCAAGATGTGGACTGGCAGAGGTCAGTACTCTATGGGACAGATGACCGTGGGACTCTGCTGCGTGTTGTGGGCCACCCTGGCAGGAGAGAGGCCATTGTGACTGGGCTGCCAG TGTGCTCTGCCCGTGTGGACATCCGCTCGGGGGACCTGTACTGGCTCGCATGTAACCGGAGGGACATCGGGGTGATCCAGACATCTGACATGTCCCCGCGCATCCTGCACCGGGCTCACAGCAGCATCCAACACCTCTTCTTGGACTGGCGGCGTGGTGCTCTCTACTGGCTGGCTCGcgggcagcccctgcagcagctgagcctggcGGGGGGTGCTCCGTGGGATGCCTGGAATGAGACGTGGCCTGGAGACCTGCCTGCAGCCATGGATAGCAGAGCCTTCAGTGTGCTCTggagctcagccctgg GCCTGCGGGCGCTGAGTCTGACCAAGCGGCAAGCAGTCACCCTGGCACCCAGCTGGCCCCATGGCCTCATGGCCGCCTTTGAGCCATACCTGGTGTCGGCAAAtgggacagctctgctgctgtgggaccGGAGGACGCTGGCCCTCGTGCTGTCCATGCCGGCAGCAGGTGTGCAGGGAGCGGTGGCCTTCGTGGgctcagagctgcaggctg TGCCACCAAGCAAAGAGACTGCCGTGCCACTCCCTCCACCTGTGACAACCACTATGAGGACACCCACAAGCACCACTGCTACTGCTACCACCTCCACAACACCGCTGCCAAGCCAGACCACCATGGCACTCACCACTGCTCCTGCACCAACCAGCAAAGCTACCACATCACAAACCACCAGACAGTCCACATCAAAGAAGACCACCCCAGCACCAACCACTGCCCAGACCACACCAACCACTGCCCAGACCACACCAACCACTGCCCGGACTACACCAACCAAGCCTACCACTGTGCAGgcagccagcaccagcaccacagCCACTCGGTCTTTTACAACTAAGATCAGTTCCCCACAGCCAACCACTACCACCCCACACTCAAGCAGTTCTGCATGGGTAGTGACACCTACCCCATCCCTCCGGTCCAGCCCGGCACACCCCTTGACCTCAGTTCTCCATCTGTCCTGTTCTCGCACGCATGTGCTCTGCCGTGATGGCACTGGGTGCGTGGCCCAGGAGTACCTGTGTGATGGGGAGAAGGACTGTGCAGACGGCTCTGATGAGGATGGGTGCGCCCAGCTCTGCAACACCCCAG GGGCCTTCCACTGTGCGAGAGGAGCTGTGTGCGTCAGGGCGGGAGAGCGCTGCGATGGGGTGCCACAGTGCCCCGATGGCTCGGATGAGACAGGCTGCTGGACCCCCACGCAGGAGTGTGCCCTGCGCTGCGATGCTGCCACCCGCTGCATCCCCAAGAGCTGGCTCTGTGATGGCCATGCCGACTGCCTGGACCACACTgatgagcagggctgtg TGCTGAAGGAGTGTGGTCTGACTGAGTTTGCCTGTCGGAGTGGGCAGTGTgtggccctggccctgcactgtGATGGTGACCACGACTGCCAGGATGGCTCAGATGaggagggctgtgctgtgccccgGCCGCTGCTCTGCCGTGAGGGTGAGGTGACCTGTTCCCACAGCGGGGAGTGTGTGCCGGAGGCCTGGCGCTGTGATGGTGATGCTGACTGCAGGGATGGCTCAGATGAGCAG GGCTGTCCTTGGGAGGAAGGGCTGTGTGGGGACCGGCAGTGGGGCTGCTCCCGTGGCCTTGAGTGCATCCCTGATGTCTGGCGCTGTGATGGAGAGACTGACTGCACAGATAGCAGTGATGAGGCTGGCT GTcagcctgctccctgccagagTCACGAGTACCCCTGCAGGCTGGGGTCCTGCCTGAATGCATCCCTGGTGTGCAATGGCCGGCAGGACTGCGCGGATGGCTCAGACGAGGGGGGGAactgctctgtgccctgccagcGGTCCTGCGCTCATCTTTGCTACCCCTCGCCCCAGGGCCCT CGATGCTGGTGTGGCCCAGGCTATCGGCTTGCTGAGGATGGTCTGTCCTGCATGGACATAGATGAGTGCACGGAGTGGGGCAAGGGAGCCTGCAGCCAGACATGCCTCAATGCCCCAGGGTCCTACAGCTGTGGCTGTCTCCCTGGCTACCTGCTGGAGCCCGATGGCCATGTCTGCAAACTCACTG GACCAGAGCCCaagctgctggtggctgtgcAGTCTGAGGTGTTGTCCTATGGCCTGCGGAGTGGGCATGAGGAGGTGGTGCTGGCCACTGACAAGGATCGTGTTGTCTTCTCACTTGACTATGACTTGGTGGAGAGGAAAGTCTTCTGGATGGACCTGGCCACAGAGAGCATCCACTGGCAGGATCTCAACTCGGGAAAGAGAGGCACACTGGTGAAAG GTGTGAGATCAGACTGTATAGCAGTGGACTGGCTTGGGAGAAACCTGTACTGGACAGatggggcagcagggcaggtgctCGCCACTCGCTTGGGAGCTGCCTGGCGAGGGATACCAGAGTACACTGTGGTGATGGATGGAGACCTGGACCAGCCCCACTCTCTGGTGCTCCAGCCTCTGGCAGG GCTGATGTACTGGTCAGAGGTGGGGAGCCATGCACGGCTGATGGAGGCCAGTATGGATGGGAGTCGGCGGCACGTGCTGCTGGCCCAGGGACTGGGCTGGCCCACAGCACTGGCCCTTGACCTCCCCACCCAGAGGATCTTCTGGCTGGATGAGAAGCTGGGCAGTGTTGGTTCTGCACATCTGGACGGCAGCAGTGTGAAG GTCCTGAAGCTGCGCTGGGTCCGGAGCCCctttgcagcagctgtgtgcGAGGGGCAGCTCTACTGGTCGGAGAGGAAGACATGGTCCGTGCAGCAGGTGGACAAGGCCAGTGGCAAGAACAGGACTGTGCTGCTCAAACggcaggggcagccccacgGCCTCCAG GTGATGCATCCAGCCCTGCGTCCCACAGCCCCCAACCCGTGTGAGACGCGTGGCTGCTCCCACCTGTGCCTGCTGAGCGCCAGGCACACTGGGCAGTGCCGCtgccctgccaggctgatgCTGGCCGCCAACGAGACCACCTGCCTGCCCGTCCGCGATTCAGCCTTTGCCCTCCTGGTGTCACCGGCAGCTGTGGCACAG GTCTACCTGAAGGACCTGCCTGCAACAGCTGGATCCCAAGGGCTTCCCCCACACCGGGCCTTGCCCTTGGCCAAGGTGAGCCGCCTGACAGCCGTTGACTATGCAGTGAAAGACAAGAGTTTGTACTTTGCAGAGGTGGGAAGCAATTCCATTGGACTGCTGCGCCTGAAGGACTGGGGGCGGCTGTCCTGGAAGAAGGCAGTAGCTGTGGAGGGCACGGTGACATCCCTGGCCTTGGACTGGCTGAGTGGGAACCTTTACTGGATCGGGGGGCAGCCGCCCAGCATCCACgtggcagctcccagggggCGGTGGGCCCTGGCACTACTCAGCGAGGGGCTGCAGGGTGCTGCCTGGCTGGCACTGTGCCCTCGTGCTTCCACCATGTGCTTTGTcacagcagctggcagccaCAGGCATGGTGCCGTGGTGGAGTGTGCGGCCATGGACGGCACTGGCCGCAGAGCAGTCTGGAGGAGAGCCCGGGCTCCCACTGGCCTTGCCTTTGGGGGTGCTGGCTCCAGGCTGTACTGGGCAGACCATG agagagGTACTATCAGCAGTGTTGAGCTGGATGGATCCCGCTTCCGGGTGGTGCGGGAAGGGCTGCATGGTCTTTCACTCTTTGCCATAGGAGAAGGCTTTCTGCTCTGGAGCACGACCTCTACCAATG GCTCCAGCAAGATCTGGCAcagccagctggagcaggctgaCAACTGGTGGTTCCCGATGGAGCAGGAGTTGGTAGCCATGAGGATTTACAGCCAGTTCTCACAGGAAG GCACCAATGGCTGTGCAAGGAGCAATgggggctgtgcccagctctgcctgcccaaCCCTGCCGGGCGGCAGTGCCGCTGCTCTGCCGGATACCACCTGGTGCATGGGGCAGCGTGTGCGCTGGCACCACCTTGCCCGGCCCCACTCCAGGCCTGCCCCGACCTCCAGAGCTGCATTTCCAGAGAGCAGGTCTGTGACGGGCGCTCCGACTGTGCCGACGGCTCCGATGAGTCTGACT GCGCCTCAGTGAAGGTGGGGATGCAGGTGCCTGCAGTGGCACCATCAGGAATGTCCCACATAGAGGAACAGAAACCAGTCTCATCCATAGCTGcaccccagcctcagcagcccagccccagcctgtcGGCAGCTGCTGGCCCCCAGGAGCATGGAGAGCCCTTCGTGGTACCCCCCAGCACAGAGGaggtgctgggggctgtgccctgcagcagcGAGACATGCAACCTGCGCGGGGACTGCGCCATCGAGGCTGGCCGAGTGACATGCCACTGTGCCCTGGGCTACCGTGGCGACTACTGCGAGGAGGCCGAGGTGCAGCCCCTCGCAGGACCCATTGTCCTGGGGgtggctgtgctcctgctgctcgcTGCCGCTGCTGTGGGGGCCCTGGCCTACATGAGGAGGCGGGACAGGCGGAGGAG gACCTCAAGCACTGCTTCAACTCGGGTGCTGACCTTGTACCACCGTGAAAGTGATcctgaggaagaggatgaggaggaggaggaagagcttcCCCCCAAGAGTGATACATTTGTGAATGAAGCTTATGAAGGGAAAGAA gagctgccagccctgctgaggaaAGGACCATCTCACATCAACACCGTAGTCTCATAA
- the CLDN23 gene encoding claudin-23: MRTPAAMIVGLVLCPCGLLLTLTGTLSPKWRQVSHVPDQPMDVVWEQGIWDICRERQSTHDRLCGQADELGYFEQVPVRVAQGLMPSSLVLTLVGLVVAALGVRCWQPEPRHLVAGVAGLVLLLSGLMSLVPSSWYTQELWALPAAAGSTLSVGYSLVLSYLGSCLEILGGLALALSFHHYCKECRAPKLPPSPVIEAGPCSSRAYSNPWDVLEDERDGQHWRSSPPCDSDL; the protein is encoded by the coding sequence ATGCGGACGCCGGCGGCGATGATCGTGGGGCTGGTACTGTGCCCCTGCGGGCTCCTGCTGACACTCACGGGCACGCTTTCACCCAAGTGGAGGCAGGTGAGCCACGTACCTGACCAGCCCATGGACGTCGTCTGGGAGCAGGGCATCTGGGACATATGCAGGGAGCGGCAGAGCACCCATGACCGCCTCTGCGGGCAGGCTGACGAGCTGGGCTACTTTGAGCAGGTGCCCGTGCGGGTGGCCCAAGGGCTGATGCCCTCCTCGCTGGTGCTCACCCTGGTGGGCTTGGTGGTGGCTGCCCTGGGTGTTCGCTGCTGGCAGCCGGAGCCCCGGCACCTGGTGGCCGGcgtggcagggctggtgctgctcctctctgggcTGATGAGCCTAGTGCCCAGCTCCTGGTACAcccaggagctgtgggcacTGCCTGCAGCGGCTGGCAGCACGCTGAGCGTAGGCTACAGCTTGGTACTGAGCTATTTGGGAAGCTGTCTGGAGATCTTGGGGGGGCTGGCTCTCGCCCTCAGCTTCCATCACTACTGCAAGGAGTGCAGAGCCCCCAAAttgccccccagccctgtgatAGAGGCTGGGCCGTGCTCCAGTAGAGCTTACAGCAATCCCTGGGACGTGCTGGAGGATGAGCGAGATGGACAGCACTGGAGGAGCAGCCCACCTTGTGACTCTGACTTGTag